Proteins encoded together in one Bactrocera neohumeralis isolate Rockhampton chromosome 4, APGP_CSIRO_Bneo_wtdbg2-racon-allhic-juicebox.fasta_v2, whole genome shotgun sequence window:
- the LOC126755621 gene encoding PX domain-containing protein kinase-like protein — translation MAIFERAFGYRHKLDDTQAIICVIETAQEVSGHTEYLLRLQRGANKENCWKILRRYNDFAELHKCLCISGIDLPMPGKRLFGNMRPDFIAERRQALQVYINTVLMNPILASSLPAKRFVDPDSYSQSFHDQAVQNAMLCLRSEGIWTLGTTLGPIGWRLRKHYFKVSPKPPEKTGNKLLVKSGSQTHQGKHFASSSSNGGGGGSSSGSIDGGSLDPSELVLEWIEYGPDKYIDEKEMGGILKSLLGLQHPHIETIVYAAHNENGCIAVRRFYKQGTLKDILCMATPKNPFLSKYGNPKGRTALTMKQVAIYGRQILEALIFIHSKGYPYGHLHAGNIVIVDDCVKLLDIENYVLGVPAFYRPFFVQHSKIHSVEAIDVYSFGHVLFEMAMGYPLQESVVRQINECPESLKNLLESILSKEAVRAGLPSLQQLISHHFFAQHASSAAGGFSCCNEDSRRTHFKLSLNAKEFLKQAALKAELRLREEQKSVKNQKRIVRVQEMMSCEEEKRKSKQRAKLEHKQSKLKQQGSLQAGNGRLSLSAASGSAALSTFVGGVTPFERTDSVLSMHMPRESNAAPSSSNTDIKSPPPTPFVQHNAPEQQQEQPHSATKQITFLANVERQASTPNISTDVEQSGDPTRSALLESICKFNRGSLRKVRSND, via the exons ATGGCAATATTTGAGAGAGCTTTCGGTTATAGACACAAACTCGATGACACACAGGCGATAATTTGCGTAATTGAGACAGCACAGGAAGTCAGCGGCCACACG GAGTATTTATTGCGATTACAGCGTGgcgcaaataaagaaaattgttgGAAGATTTTGCGTCGCTACAATGATTTCGCTGAGTTGCACAAATGCCTCTGCATATCAGGTATCGATCTGCCCATGCCAGGCAAACGGCTTTTCGGTAATATGCGGCCAGACTTCATAGCTGAAAGAAGACAAGCATTACAGGTTTACATAAATACAGTACTAATGAATCCCATTTTGGCATCGTCATTGCCAGCCAAACGGTTCGTCGATCCGGACAGTTACTCGCAATCCTTTCATG ATCAAGCAGTGCAAAATGCTATGCTATGTTTACGCAGCGAGGGTATATGGACATTGGGTACCACACTTGGTCCAATAGGTTGGCGCTTACGAAAACATTACTTCAAAGTTTCACCAAAACCACCGGAAAAGACTGGAAACAAGTTACTCGTGAAAAGTGGCTCACAAACACATCAAGGCAAACATTTCGCCTCATCGAGCAGTAATGGCGGCGGTGGTGGCAGCAGTAGTGGATCAATAGATGGTGGCAGTTTGGATCCTTCTGAGTTAGTTTTAGAATGGATCGAATACGGACCCGACAAATATATAGACGAAAAGGAAATGGGTGGCATACTAAAGAGTCTATTGGGTTTACAGCATCCGCATATCGAGACAATCGTTTACGCGGCACACAACGAGAATGGCTGCATAGCTGTGCGTAG ATTTTACAAACAAGGCACTCTGAAGGATATACTTTGTATGGCAACGCCAAAAAATCCATTCCTTAGCAAGTACGGCAATCCTAAGGGCAGAACGGCATTAACAATGAAACAAGTCGCGATCTATGGACGTCAAATACTGGAGgctttaatatttatacattcaAAAGGGTATCCATATG GTCACTTACATGCTGGCAATATTGTGATTGTTGATGATTGCGTTAAATTATTGGACATCGAGAATTACGTTTTGGGTGTACCCGCCTTCTATCGGCCTTTCTTTGTGCAGCATAGTAAAATCCACTCAGTGGAAGCTATAGATGTATACAGCTTTGGGCATGTGCTGTTCGAAATGGCAATGGGCTATCCACTACAGGAATCTGTAGTGCGTCAAATTAACGAATGTCCCGAATCCTTAA AGAACCTATTGGAGAGTATATTGTCAAAAGAGGCGGTTAGAGCTGGTTTACCATCACTACAGCAACTCATCAGTCACCATTTCTTTGCGCAACATGCTAGTAGTGCTGCCGGCGGTTTTAGTTGTTGTAATGAAGATTCACGGAGAACGCATTTCAAATTGTCGCTTAACGCCAAGGAATTCTTAAAGCAAGCTGCGCTGAAAGCTGAGTTAAGACTGCGGGAAGAACAAAAATCAGTTAAAAACCAAAAGCGCATTGTGCGTGTGCAGGAGATGATGAGCTGCGAGGAGGAGAAACGCAAATCGAAACAAAGAgcg AAACTTGAGCATAAGCAGTCAAAACTGAAACAGCAAGGTTCATTGCAAGCGGGCAACGGGCGTTTGTCACTTTCCGCAGCTAGTGGATCGGCAGCGCTTAGCACATTTGTTGGTGGCGTAACACCATTCGAGCGCACGGACAGCGTATTAAGTATGCATATGCCAAGGGAGTCAAATGCGGCGCCCTCTTCCTCCAACACGGACATAAAAT CTCCACCACCAACACCGTTCGTGCAACATAATGCACCAGAACAACAGCAGGAGCAGCCACATTCTGCCACAAAGCAAATCACATTTTTGGCAAATGTCGAAAGACAAGCGTCAACACCAAATATTTCCACAGACGTCGAGCAGAGCGGTGATCCAACACGCTCGGCACTCTTAGAGTCGATTTGTAAATTTAATCGTGGTTCTTTGCGTAAAGTGCGCTCTAATGACTAG
- the LOC126755625 gene encoding COP9 signalosome complex subunit 4, which produces MSIGTSALRTQLMALANFSGTHKEQADKYRQLLVMVLNNTGSELVDTLKLFVEAIVNEHVSLVISRQILNDVSNSLCKLSDEISRQVSHFTLEKVQPRVISFEEQVAGIRQHLADIYERNQLWRDAANVLVGIPLETGQKQYPVGYKLKTYLKIASLYLKDDDSAQAEFYINRASLLQTETTDEELQVLYKKCYAHVLDYRRKFIEAAQRYNELSYRKTMSESDRMDALRSALICTVLASAGQQRSRMLATLFKDERCQQLPAYAILEKMYLDRIIRRSELKEFEALLQPHQKAITVDGSSILDRAVFEHNLLSASKLYNNITFEELGALLDIPAAKAENIASQMITEERMNGHIDQISGLVHFESREVLPQWDRQIQSLCYQVNSIIEKIAAAEPNWMTNTLDTLN; this is translated from the exons ATGTCAATCGGTACAAGTGCTCTGCGTACACAACTCATGGCGCTCGCTAACTTTTCTGGCACACACAAAGAGCAAGCAGACAAGTACCGGCAATTGCTAGTAATGGTGCTCAATAATACAGGAAGTGAACTGGTGGATACACTAAAGCTCTTTGTAGAAGCCATAGTCAATGAGCACGTCAGTTTGGTAATTTCAAGGCAAATACTAAATGATGTTAGCAACTCCTTGTGTAAATTGTCTGATGAAATTTCGCGACAAGTTTCTCATTTTACGCTGGAGAAGGTCCAGCCGCGTGTGATATCCTTTGAAGAGCAAGTAGCTGGAATACGACAACATTTAGCCGATATTTATGAGCGCAATCAGCTTTGGCGTGATGCAGCAAATGTGCTGGTTGGCATACCTCTAGAGACTGGGCAAAAGCAATATCCAGTCGGTTATAAGctcaaaacatatttaaaaattgccaGTCTCTACTTGAAGGATGATGATTCGGCACAAGCTGAGTTTTATATAAATCGCGCCTCCTTGTTGCAGACCGAGACAACCGATGAGGAGTTACAG gtGCTTTACAAAAAGTGTTACGCTCATGTCTTGGATTATCGTCGAAAATTCATAGAGGCTGCACAACGGTATAATGAACTGTCCTATCGTAAAACGATGAGCGAAAGTGATCGTATGGATGCATTAAGGAGCGCTTTAATTTGCACGGTGTTAGCATCTGCTGGGCAGCAGCGTTCTCGCATGTTGGCAACATTATTCAAAGATgaacgttgtcaacaactgccAGCCTATGCTAtacttgaaaaaatgtatttggatCGTATAATTAGACGGTCGGAATTAAAAGAATTCGAAGCGTTGCTACAACCGCATCAAAAAGCTATAACCGTTGACGGTTCATCTATTCTAGATCGCGCTGTATTTGAGCATAACTTGCTTTCCGCtagtaaattatataataatattacattCGAAGAGCTAGGCGCATTACTTGATATACCCGCTGCAAAGGCTGAAAATATTGCTTCGCAAATGATTACCGAAGAACGTATGAACGGTCATATAGATCAAATATCCGGTCTTGTTCATTTTGAAAGTCGTGAGGTGCTACCACAATGGGATCGGCAAATCCAATCGTTATGCTATCAAGTAAACTCCATTATTGAAAAGATCGCCGCGGCTGAGCCGAACTGGATGACAAATACACTGGATACTTTGAACTGa
- the LOC126755618 gene encoding acetyl-CoA carboxylase → MLIIIIILTTLCLAITIVLSAISRSDNANRSNQVVVYGEQLSIKNNKTSGEPLKEPSSNSSSNNHSDCVNRIKKVQFSNENITIENNHNDFADSGQLNHKHCNNLELSSNNSESSNIEISMSNDTSTERPSFLVGDEVAANGLDEVSEASDEFPQKMQNETRPQIDLMERRKRLRPSMSRGTGLGQDRYQDRDFHIATPEEFVKKFGGTRVINRVLIANNGIAAVKCMRSIRRWSYEMFKNERAVRFVVMVTPEDLKANAEYIKMADHYVPVPGGANNNNYANVELIVDIALRTQVQAVWAGWGHASENPKLPELLNKQGLVFLGPPDRAMWALGDKVASSIVAQTADIPTLSWSGTGLKAHYNGKKIKISSELFQRGCVSNAEEGLIAAKKIGFPVMVKASEGGGGKGIRRVDSEAEFPALFRQVQAEVPGSPIFVMKLARGARHLEVQLLADQYGNAISLFGRDCSIQRRHQKIIEEAPAIVAQPEVFEDMEKAAVRLAKMVGYVSAGTVEYLYDSDGQYFFLELNPRLQVEHPCTEMVADVNLPAAQLQIGMGIPLYRLKDIRLLYGESPWGSSVIDFENPENKPQPSGHVIAARITSENPDEGFKPSSGTVQELNFRSSKNVWGYFSVAASGGLHEYADSQFGHCFSWGENRQQARENLVIALKELSIRGDFRTTVEYLITLLETNSFLDNTIDTAWLDALIAERVQSEKPDILLGVVCGALHIADRQISEAFSSFQTSLEKGQIQAANTLTNVIDVELINEGMRYKVQAAKSGANSYFLLMNNSFKEVEIHRLSDGGLLISLEGASYTTYMKEEVDRYRVVIGNQTCVFEKENDPSLLRSPSAGKLINLLIEDGAHVAKGQAYAEIEVMKMVMTLTSQEAGTVSFLRRPGAVLDAGSLLGHLELDDPSLVTKAQPYKNPFPLSENPQVPEKLNRAHNLYKSILENTLAGYCLPEPYNAQRLRDVIEKFMTSLRDASLPLLELQEVIASISGRIPVSVEKKIRKLMTLYERNITSVLAQFPSQQIAAVIDSHAATLQKRTDRDVFFLTTQSIVQLVQRYRNGIRGRMKAVVHELLRQYYEVESQFQHGHYDKCVALVRENSKDDMQKVVNTIFSHAQVSKKNLLVTLLIDHLWSFEPGLTDELANTLSELTSLNRAEHSRVALRCRQVLIAAHQPAYELRHNQMESIFLSAVDMYGHDFHPENLQRLILSETSIFDILHDFFYHTNRQVCNAALEVYVRRAYTSYELTCLQHLELSGGLPLVHFQFLLPTAHPNRLFPRMLQDGEAREKLLGSSFMRTGCMAAFDSFDHFEMHSDEILDLLEDYASPAFVSAKILEAVDAVDSISDGRLSTSINVSLSDPITRANAVEEAKSTEPIHIISVAVRDNGDMDDLQMAHIFGNFCKEHRDELFQRRIRRITFAALKKRQFPKFFTYRARDNFEEDRIYRHLEPACAFQLELNRMKSYQLEALPTANQKMHLYLGRAKGSKSQEVTDYRFFIRSIIRHSDLITKEASFEYLQNEGERVLLESMDELEVAFSHPHAKRTDCNHIFLNFVPTVIMDPAKIEESVTKMIMRYGPRLWKLRVLQAELKMLIRQSPQSPTQAIRLCIANDSGYFLDIAMYTEVTDPETGIIKFKAYGEKQGSLHGHPISTPYMTKDFLQQKRFQAQQNGTTYVYDIPDMFRQMTERHWKEYSKARPTVDIRIPDKILIECMELVLDDDNLVEMQRLPGENNCGMVAWRIVLATPEYPEGREIIVIANDLTYFMGSFGIKEDILFNKASQLARSRRVPRIYISVNSGARIGLAEEVKSLFRVAWEDPEEPDKGFKYLYLSTEDYSKIANLNSVRAILIEDEGEPRYKITDIIGKEDGLGVENLRHAGLIAGETSQAYNEIVTMSLVTCRTIGIGSYLVRLGQRVIQIDNSHIILTGYAALNKLLGRKVYASNNQLGGVQIMYNNGVTHKTEAMDLDGVYTLLQWLSYIPAYIGCDLPIVLPNDRIDRSVDFMPTKSPYDPRWMLAGRVNPVNPNEWENGFFDRDSWAEIMPTWAKTVVTGRARLGGVPVGVIAVETRTVEVELPADPANLDSEAKTLQQAGQVWYPDSSYKTAQAIKDFGREELPLVIFANWRGFSGGMKDMYEQVLKFGAYIVDGLREYKKPVIIYLPPNAELRGGAWAVLDSLINPRYMETYADPEARGGILEPEGLVEIKYKEKDLLKTIHRLDTTTIALKKELEELISTGDKIKAAVVEEKLKTRISQLTHVYHTVAVHFADLHDTPERMLEKECISEIIPWRDSRRLLHWRLRRLLLEDAYIKKIMKAQESLSVGQAKQMLRRWLVEDRGAMDAYIWDKNEEMVHWYEEQKRPDSVVTKNINAVKQNAVISKITEMLEDCPDVSLDAVVSICQGLTPMNRGAVVRTLTQLELNEETTASNTQG, encoded by the exons ATGCTCATCATCATCATAATACTGACAACATTATGTCTCGCCATAACAATCGTATTGTCAGCGATTTCGCGCTCGGACAACGCTAATCGTAGCAATCAAGTCGTCGTATATGGCGAGCAGCTTAGCATAAAAA ATAACAAAACATCGGGTGAGCCGCTAAAGGAACCGTCAtcaaacagcagcagcaacaaccacaGTGATTGTGTGAACCGCATTAAGAAAGTACAATTTTCGAATGAGAATATCACAATAGAGAATAATCATAACGACTTTGCTGACAGCGGTCAACTAAACCACAAGCATTGTAATAACCTTGAATTGAGTAGTAACAATAGTGAAAGTAGCAATATCGAAATCAGCATGAGCAACGATACATCTACGGAGCGTCCCAGCTTTCTG GTTGGAGACGAAGTCGCAGCCAATGGACTTGATGAAGTCAGCGAAGCTAGCGATGAATTcccacaaaaaatgcaaaatgaaaCTCGTCCACAAATTGATTTGATGGAACGTCGCAAACGTTTGAG GCCGAGCATGTCGCGTGGCACTGGTCTGGGGCAGGATCGATATCAGGACCGCGATTTTCACATTGCCACACCGGAAGAGTTTGTCAAGAAGTTTGGTGGTACGCGTGTCATTAATCGTGTGCTAATCGCGAATAACGGTATTGCCGCTGTGAAATGTATGCGCTCGATACGTCGTTGGTCCTATGAGATGTTCAAAAATGAACGTGCTGTCCGATTTGTGGTAATGGTCACACCAGAGGATCTTAAAGCCAATGCTGAGTATATCAAGATGGCCGATCATTATGTGCCCGTACCTGGTGgagcaaataacaacaactatgcCAATGTTGAGCTGATCGTCGATATTGCACTTCGGACTCAAGTTCAG GCTGTCTGGGCTGGTTGGGGACATGCTTCGGAGAACCCGAAATTGCCCGAGTTGTTGAATAAGCAGGGTCTGGTCTTTTTGGGTCCACCGGATCGTGCTATGTGGGCGCTGGGTGATAAGGTTGCCTCCTCGATTGTCGCACAAACAGCTGATATACCCACGCTGTCGTGGTCGGGTACCGGACTGAAGGCGCATTACAATGGCAAGAAAATTAAGATTTCGAGTGAATTGTTTCAACGCGGTTGTGTCAGTAACGCTGAAGAGGGTCTGAtagcagcaaaaaaaattg GCTTCCCGGTTATGGTTAAAGCATCCGAAGGTGGTGGCGGCAAAGGTATTCGTCGTGTCGACAGCGAAGCCGAATTTCCAGCGCTCTTCCGTCAAGTGCAGGCCGAAGTTCCCGGTTCACCCATATTCGTAATGAAGCTGGCACGCGGCGCACGACATCTGGAGGTGCAATTGCTTGCTGATCAGTATGGCAATGCGATAAGTTTGTTCGGACGTGATTGTTCGATACAGCGTCGTCATCAGAAGATCATTGAAGAAGCGCCAGCGATTGTGGCACAACCCGAAGTGTTTGAGGATATGGAGAAAGCCGCTGTACGTCTCGCAAAAATGGTGGGCTATGTAAGCGCCGGTACGGTGGAGTATTTGTATGACTCAGATGGCCAATACTTTTTCCTTGAATTGAATCCGCGTCTACAAGTGGAGCACCCTTGCACAGAAATGGTAGCAGATGTGAATTTGCCTGCCGCCCAGTTGCAAATTGGTATGGGTATACCGTTATATCGTTTGAAAGATATTCGTCTCTTATATGGCGAATCGCCGTGGGGCTCTTCGGTTATTGATTTCGAAAATCCTGAGAATAAACCACAACCATCCGGACATGTAATTGCTGCACGTATCACATCGGAAAATCCAGACGAAGGTTTCAAGCCCAGCTCAGGCACAGTGCAGGAATTGAATTTCCGTTCGAGTAAAAATGTATGGGGTTACTTTAGTGTTGCTGCTTCGGGTGGCTTGCATGAATATGCCGATTCTCAGTTTGGTCATTGTTTCTCTTGGGGAGAAAATCGTCAGCAGGCGCGTGAAAATCTAGTCATTGCGCTGAAGGAACTTTCGATTCGTGGCGATTTCCGCACAACCGTTGAATATCTGATAACACTGTTAGAGACTAACAGCTTCTTGGATAACACCATTGATACTGCTTGGTTGGATGCTTTGATTGCGGAACGTGTACAATCGGAGAAACCCGATATTCTATTGGGTGTCGTCTGCGGTGCATTACATATCGCGGATCGCCAGATCAGCGAAGCATTCTCCAGCTTTCAGACATCACTCGAGAAGGGTCAGATACAAGCCGCCAATACTCTGACAAATGTAATCGATGTAGAGCTGATAAACGAGGGTATGCGGTACAAGGTGCAGGCCGCCAAAAGTGGTGCAAACTCTTACTTCCTACTCATGAATAACTCTTTCAAAGAAGTGGAAATACATCGTTTGTCTGATGGTGGGCTCTTAATATCATTAGAAGGTGCCTCTTATACCACTTACATGAAAGAGGAAGTAGACCGTTATCGTGTGGTAATCGGTAATCAAACTTGTGTCTTTGAGAAAGAAAACGATCCCTCACTATTACGCAGTCCATCTGCTGGCAAGTTGATTAATTTGTTGATTGAAGATGGCGCACACGTTGCTAAAGGACAAGCCTACGCCGAAATTGAGGTTATGAAAATGGTTATGACACTCACTTCCCAAGAAGCGGGCACAGTTTCATTCTTACGTCGCCCCGGTGCAGTGCTCGATGCTGGCTCCCTTTTAGGCCATTTGGAATTAGATGATCCCTCATTGGTAACTAAAGCACAACCCTACAAGAATCCCTTCCCACTATCTGAGAATCCACAAGTGCCTGAGAAGCTGAATCGTGCACACAACTTGTACAAATCCATTTTGGAAAATACCTTGGCCGGTTACTGTCTACCCGAACCATATAATGCACAACGTTTGCGCGATGTTATTGAAAAGTTCATGACCAGCTTGCGCGATGCTTCATTGCCCCTGCTCGAACTGCAAGAGGTGATCGCCTCCATTTCGGGCCGCATACCTGTGTCTGTGGAGAAGAAAATACGCAAGCTAATGACTCTGTATGAGCGTAACATCACCAGTGTGCTTGCCCAATTCCCCTCGCAACAAATTGCCGCAGTCATTGATAGCCATGCTGCTACATTGCAAAAGCGCACTGATCGCGATGTCTTTTTCCTCACCACGCAGAGTATTGTACAGCTGGTGCAACGCTATCGCAACGGTATCAGGGGGCGCATGAAGGCCGTCGTACATGAATTATTGCGTCAATACTATGAAGTAGAGTCGCAGTTCCAACATGGTCACTATGATAAATGTGTCGCTTTGGTGCGTGAGAACAGCAAGGATGATATGCAGAAGGTCGTGAACACTATATTTTCGCATGCGCAAGTCTCGAAGAAGAATCTACTAGTCACACTGCTGATCGATCATCTGTGGTCATTTGAACCGGGTCTAACTGATGAGCTGGCAAATACGCTGAGCGAATTGACTTCGTTAAATCGTGCCGAACACTCGCGCGTCGCATTGCGTTGTCGCCAAGTACTAATTGCCGCCCATCAACCCGCCTATGAACTGCGTCACAATCAAATGGAATCGATTTTCTTATCCGCAGTCGATATGTACGGACATGACTTCCATCCGGAGAATCTGCAACGCCTGATATTGTCCGAAACATCGATATTTGATATCTTACACGACTTCTTCTATCACACGAATCGTCAAGTCTGCAATGCTGCTTTGGAGGTGTACGTGAGACGTGCCTACACTTCATACGAACTCACCTGCTTGCAGCACTTGGAGTTGTCTGGCGGTTTGCCCTTGGTGCACTTCCAATTTTTGCTACCCACCGCACATCCAAATAG ACTCTTCCCACGCATGCTGCAAGATGGCGAAGCTCGTGAAAAACTACTCGGCTCTTCGTTCATGCGTACCGGTTGCATGGCAGCCTTCGATTCTTTTGATCACTTCGAAATGCACTCGGATGAAATTTTGGATCTGTTGGAGGACTATGCCTCACCTGCCTTTGTTAGCGCAAAG ATTTTAGAAGCTGTTGATGCCGTTGATTCCATTTCTGACGGCCGTCTAAGCACATCCATCAATGTCTCGCTTTCCGATCCCATTACACGCGCCAACGCTGTGGAAGAGGCAAAATCCACCGAACCCATTCACATTATTAGTGTTGCCGTACGTGATAACGGTGATATGGATGATTTGCAAATGGCGCACATATTTGGAAATTTCTGTAAAGAGCACCGTGATGAGCTATTCCAGCGCCGCATTCGTCGCATAACATTTGCcgctttgaaaaa ACGCCAATTCCCGAAATTCTTCACCTACCGTGCCCGCGACAATTTCGAAGAGGATAGAATATACCGTCACTTGGAGCCCGCTTGTGCCTTCCAACTCGAACTGAATCGTATGAAATCGTATCAATTGGAAGCATTGCCAACTGCAAATCAAAAAATGCATCTCTATTTGGGCAGAGCAAAGGGGTCGAAGAGCCAAGAGGTCACCGATTACCGTTTCTTCATACGTTCCATTATACGACATTCGGATCTGATCACCAAG GAAGCATCGtttgaatatttacaaaacGAAGGTGAGCGTGTTTTGCTCGAATCAATGGACGAACTCGAAGTGGCGTTCTCACACCCGCACGCTAAACGCACCGATTGCAATCATATTTTCCTCAATTTCGTGCCAACCGTTATAATGGATCCGGCGAAAATCGAGGAATCCGTTACAAAAATGATCATGCGCTACGGGCCACGTCTTTGGAAACTACGCGTACTGCAAGCTGAGCTGAAAATGTTGATCAGACAATCACCGCAATCACCAACACAAGCCATACGCTTGTGTATTGCCAATGACTCGGGTTACTTCTTAGACATTGCCATGTACACTGAGGTCACCGATCCAGAGACGGGCATT ATCAAGTTCAAGGCTTACGGCGAAAAGCAAGGATCACTACACGGTCATCCGATTTCTACACCGTACATGACCAAAGATTTTCTGCAACAAAAACGCTTCCAGGCGCAACAGAATGGCACAACATATGTGTATGACATACCCGATATGTTCCGCCAAATGACCGAGCGCCATTGGAAGGAATACTCAAAGGCACGTCCCACTGTGGATATCAGAATCCCggataaaattttgattgaatgCATGGAACTGGTATTGGATGATGATAATCTCGTTGAGATGCAGCGCCTACCAGGCGAAAACAAT TGCGGCATGGTTGCCTGGCGTATTGTACTGGCCACACCCGAGTACCCAGAGGGCCGTGAAATTATTGTGATAGCCAATGACTTGACATATTTTATGGGCTCTTTCGGCATCAAAGAAGATATACTCTTCAATAAGGCATCGCAATTAGCACGCAGCAGAAGAGTGCCAAGG ATTTACATTTCGGTGAACAGTGGCGCACGCATCGGTTTAGCCGAAGAGGTGAAATCGTTGTTTAGAGTGGCATGGGAAGATCCCGAAGAGCCCGACAAGGGTTTCAAATATCTCTATCTGTCCACAGAGGATTATAGTAAAATCGCCAATTTGAATTCGGTACGCGCCATACTGATCGAAGATGAGGGTGAACCGCGCTATAAAATTACCGACATTATCGGCAAGGAGGACGGTTTGGGTGTGGAAAACTTGCGCCATGCCGGTTTGATTGCCGGTGAGACATCGCAGGCGTATAATGAAATTGTCACAATGTCTTTGGTGACGTGCCGTACCATTGGTATCGGTTCGTATTTGGTGCGCTTGGGTCAAcgtgtcatacaaattgataaCTCGCACATTATACTGACTGGTTATGCCGCGCTCAATAAG ttGCTTGGTCGCAAAGTGTACGCTTCCAACAATCAATTGGGTGGTGTGCAAATCATGTACAACAACGGTGTCACACATAAGACTGAAG CCATGGATCTCGACGGTGTGTATACGCTTCTTCAATGGCTTTCATACATTCCAGCATACATCGGTTGTGATTTGCCGATTGTATTGCCAAACGATCGCATTGATCGCTCTGTAGATTTTATGCCAACGAAATCGCCATATGACCCAAGATGGATGTTAGCCGGACGCGTGAATCCAG TTAATCCCAACGAATGGGAGAATGGCTTCTTCGATCGTGACAGTTGGGCTGAAATTATGCCGACCTGGGCGAAAACGGTTGTAACTGGACGCGCCCGCTTGGGTGGTGTACCGGTTGGTGTTATTGCTGTTGAAACTCGTACGGTTGAGGTGGAACTACCAGCCGATCCCGCTAATTTAGACTCTGAAGCCAAA ACACTTCAACAAGCCGGACAAGTCTGGTATCCAGATTCTTCATATAAGACAGCGCAGGCCATTAAAGATTTCGGACGCGAAGAGCTGCCATTGGTTATATTTGCTAATTGGCGTGGTTTCTCCGGCGGCATGAAGGACATGTACGAGCAAGTGCTTAAATTCGGCGCATACATTGTGGATGGCTTGCGTGAATACAAAAAACCGGTCATCATCTACCTACCACCAAATGCAGAATTGCGTGGTGGTGCCTGGGCCGTCTTGGATTCACTGATTAATCCACGTTATATGGAAACCTATGCAGATCCAGAGGCACGTGGTGGTATTTTGGAGCCGGAGGGCTTAGTCGAAATCAAGTACAAAGAGAAGGATTTGTTAAAGACAATTCATCGCTTGGATACAACAACCATTGCG cTCAAAAAAGAGTTAGAAGAATTAATCTCTACCGGCGATAAAATCAAAGCCGCCGTGGTTGAGGAAAAACTAAAGACACGCATCTCACAATTGACGCACGTTTATCACACGGTAGCTGTGCACTTTGCCGATCTGCATGACACGCCCGAACGTATGCTGGAAAAGGAATGTATCAGCGAAATTATACCGTGGCGCGATTCTAGACGTCTGCTACATTGGCGCTTGCGACGTTTGCTGCTCGAGGATGCttacataaagaaaataatgaaggCGCAAGAGAGCCTTTCGGTGGGTCAAGCCAAACAAATGTTGCGTCGCTGGTTGGTGGAAGATCGTGGTGCCATGGAT GCGTATATCTGGGATAAAAACGAAGAGATGGTGCATTGGTATGAGGAACAGAAACGGCCAGACTCTGTGGTCACGAAGAATATAAACGCTGTGAAACAGAATGCGGTAATCTCGAAAATCACCGAAATGCTTGAg gaTTGCCCGGATGTCTCGTTAGATGCTGTTGTAAGCATATGCCAAGGCCTCACGCCTATGAATCGCGGTGCTGTGGTGCGCACATTAACACAATTGGAGTTGAATGAGGAGACGACAGCATCAAATACGCAGGGATGA